The following coding sequences lie in one Gadus macrocephalus chromosome 1, ASM3116895v1 genomic window:
- the aurkaip1 gene encoding aurora kinase A-interacting protein: MFTSRVVPRLGQLCRVTNKLQNHGQILRENRPLALRVCCSNFNPKLRSYSTAADNRSPPRWVQLEHELDEALVPRNLSVSPLETWLCLRYSLPPLLEAPLAQEEAVGEALEEKVLPPSSVPVMEDGEGTVTPLSCKNVLEIRRRKMNHHKYKKLMKRTKFLRRRVLEGRAKRKQKRFEKDLTRIWRRAGLKKAPEGWSPPKIFIKRHGNRQN, from the exons ATGTTTACCTCAAGAGTTGTACCTCGTCTTGGCCAGCTTTGTAGAGTGACAA ATAAACTTCAAAACCATGGGCAGATCTTGAGGGAAAATCGACCACTTGCTCTTCGTGTTTGCTGCTCCAATTTTAATCCGAAACTCCGAAGCTACTCGACTGCAGCAGACAACAGGTCGCCTCCTCGATGGGTCCAGCTTGAGCATGAACTGGACGAGGCTCTCGTGCCTCGCAATCTCTCTGTGAGCCCTCTGGAGACCTGGCTGTGTCTTcgctactccctccctcccctcctggaGGCTCCACTGGCCCAGGAAGAGGCGGTGGGGGAGGCGTTGGAGGAGAAGGTGCTGCCACCTTCCTCTGTACCTGTGATGGAGGATGGCGAGGGCACGGTGACGCCCCTGAGCTGTAAGAATGTTCTGGAGATCAGGCGGCGCAAAATGAACCATCACAAGTACAAGAAGCTGATGAAGCGGACCAAGTTTTTAAGAAGGAGGGTGCTTGAGGGTCGGGCAAAGAGGAAGCAG AAGCGGTTTGAGAAGGACCTGACGCGGATCTGGAGACGGGCTGGACTGAAGAAGGCTCCAGAGGGATGGTCTCCTCCGAAGATATTCATTAAACGGCACGGAAACAGGCAGAACTGA
- the mxra8b gene encoding matrix remodeling-associated protein 8b isoform X1 — MSPLQILAVLLLPSAWCQSGDHRQQGGLVETKNFTYPAGSRAVLPCHSPRMVWTRDRLRDRQRVVHWDLVRTAPEYSVERLLDMSPGDGPQPHQRLYNAFNKGRVSVPQTAFSDGNFSLVINNVSNADRGVYTCNLHHHYCQVHQSVKIQLNVTKSARKEKRYWDGERTVFVVLLGRSVALPCVNRRPLWRDGLQEDQQQVAHWDYQAPGVRQDRADRLVDLYASGERREYGPVFTPGKMSLEEDAFSDGDFSLSIAHLEPEDRGLYSCHLHHHYCGVYERRIFRLTVGPPRRRSPTAPSPPPPPPPPPPPAPPVPTSAPRVPARAEPDFSKERGTNEVEMPRVVNVILPEQQGHMTQQLGYILATFFLLALLLAAIIVLTRRRRKRETDYELRTYDRGHELCVGEVSMTSTEMKTCHQEPLNSNYKNNLLKEMDMSKGCNQDLEGKMWM, encoded by the exons ATGTCGCCACTTCAGA TTCTCGCGGTCCTCCTGCTGCCAAGTG CTTGGTGCCAGAGCGGCGACCATAGGCAGCAGGGAGGGCTGGTGGAGACCAAGAACTTCACCTACCCGGCGGGCTCCCGGGCCGTGCTGCCCTGCCACAGCCCCCGCATGGTGTGGACCCGGGACCGGCTGCGAGACCGCCAGAGGGTGGTCCACTGGGACCTGGTCCGCACCGCCCCCGAGTACTCTGTGGAGCGGCTCCTGGACATGTCCCCCGGGGACGGGCCCCAGCCCCACCAGAGGCTCTACAACGCCTTCAACAAGGGCCGTGTGTCCGTCCCGCAGACGGCCTTCAGCGACGGGAACTTCTCCCTCGTCATCAACA ACGTGTCCAACGCAGACAGAGGGGTCTACACGTGTAACCTGCACCACCACTACTGCCAGGTCCACCAGTCCGTTAAGATCCAGCTCAACGTCACCAAATCAG CCCGTAAGGAGAAGCGCTACTGGGACGGCGAGCGCACGGTGTTCGTGGTGCTCCTGGGCCGCTCGGTGGCGCTGCCCTGCGTCAACCGGCGCCCCCTGTGGCGGGACGGCCTGCAGGAGGACCAGCAGCAGGTGGCCCACTGGGACTACCAGGCCCCCGGCGTGCGCCAGGACCGGGCGGACCGCCTGGTGGACCTCTACGCCTCGGGCGAGCGGCGGGAGTACGGGCCGGTGTTCACCCCCGGCAAGATGAGCCTGGAGGAGGACGCCTTCTCCGACGGGGACTTCTCCCTGAGCATCGCGCACCTGGAGCCCGAGGACCGGGGGCTGTACTCCtgccacctgcaccaccactaCTGCGGCGTGTACGAGAGGCGCATCTTCCGGCTGACCGTGGGACCCCCCCGGCGGCGCTCTCCCActgctccttcccctcctcctcctcctcctcctcctcctccccctgctccccccgtGCCGACCTCGGCCCCCAGGGTCCCTGCCCGCGCCGAGCCCGACTTCAGCAAGGAGAGAG GCACCAACGAGGTGGAGATGCCAAGAGTGGTGAACGTCATCCTTCCAGAGCAGCAGGGTCACATGACGCAGCAGCTGGGTTACATCCTGGCTACCTTCTTCCTGCTGGCCCTCCTCCTAGCCGCCATCATTGTGCTTACGCGGCGACGCAGAAAGAGAG AGACAGACTACGAACTCCGCACATATGATCG AGGCCATGAGCTCTGTGTTGGTGAGGTGTCGATGACCAGCACAGAGATGAAGACTTGCCATCAGGAACCTCTGAATTCAA ATTACAAGAACAACCTACTGAAGGAGATGGACATGTCCAAAGGCTGCAATCAGG ACTTGGAGGGGAAGATGTGGATGTGA
- the mxra8b gene encoding matrix remodeling-associated protein 8b isoform X2, translated as MSPLQILAVLLLPSAWCQSGDHRQQGGLVETKNFTYPAGSRAVLPCHSPRMVWTRDRLRDRQRVVHWDLVRTAPEYSVERLLDMSPGDGPQPHQRLYNAFNKGRVSVPQTAFSDGNFSLVINNVSNADRGVYTCNLHHHYCQVHQSVKIQLNVTKSARKEKRYWDGERTVFVVLLGRSVALPCVNRRPLWRDGLQEDQQQVAHWDYQAPGVRQDRADRLVDLYASGERREYGPVFTPGKMSLEEDAFSDGDFSLSIAHLEPEDRGLYSCHLHHHYCGVYERRIFRLTVGPPRRRSPTAPSPPPPPPPPPPPAPPVPTSAPRVPARAEPDFSTNEVEMPRVVNVILPEQQGHMTQQLGYILATFFLLALLLAAIIVLTRRRRKRETDYELRTYDRGHELCVGEVSMTSTEMKTCHQEPLNSNYKNNLLKEMDMSKGCNQDLEGKMWM; from the exons ATGTCGCCACTTCAGA TTCTCGCGGTCCTCCTGCTGCCAAGTG CTTGGTGCCAGAGCGGCGACCATAGGCAGCAGGGAGGGCTGGTGGAGACCAAGAACTTCACCTACCCGGCGGGCTCCCGGGCCGTGCTGCCCTGCCACAGCCCCCGCATGGTGTGGACCCGGGACCGGCTGCGAGACCGCCAGAGGGTGGTCCACTGGGACCTGGTCCGCACCGCCCCCGAGTACTCTGTGGAGCGGCTCCTGGACATGTCCCCCGGGGACGGGCCCCAGCCCCACCAGAGGCTCTACAACGCCTTCAACAAGGGCCGTGTGTCCGTCCCGCAGACGGCCTTCAGCGACGGGAACTTCTCCCTCGTCATCAACA ACGTGTCCAACGCAGACAGAGGGGTCTACACGTGTAACCTGCACCACCACTACTGCCAGGTCCACCAGTCCGTTAAGATCCAGCTCAACGTCACCAAATCAG CCCGTAAGGAGAAGCGCTACTGGGACGGCGAGCGCACGGTGTTCGTGGTGCTCCTGGGCCGCTCGGTGGCGCTGCCCTGCGTCAACCGGCGCCCCCTGTGGCGGGACGGCCTGCAGGAGGACCAGCAGCAGGTGGCCCACTGGGACTACCAGGCCCCCGGCGTGCGCCAGGACCGGGCGGACCGCCTGGTGGACCTCTACGCCTCGGGCGAGCGGCGGGAGTACGGGCCGGTGTTCACCCCCGGCAAGATGAGCCTGGAGGAGGACGCCTTCTCCGACGGGGACTTCTCCCTGAGCATCGCGCACCTGGAGCCCGAGGACCGGGGGCTGTACTCCtgccacctgcaccaccactaCTGCGGCGTGTACGAGAGGCGCATCTTCCGGCTGACCGTGGGACCCCCCCGGCGGCGCTCTCCCActgctccttcccctcctcctcctcctcctcctcctcctccccctgctccccccgtGCCGACCTCGGCCCCCAGGGTCCCTGCCCGCGCCGAGCCCGACTTCA GCACCAACGAGGTGGAGATGCCAAGAGTGGTGAACGTCATCCTTCCAGAGCAGCAGGGTCACATGACGCAGCAGCTGGGTTACATCCTGGCTACCTTCTTCCTGCTGGCCCTCCTCCTAGCCGCCATCATTGTGCTTACGCGGCGACGCAGAAAGAGAG AGACAGACTACGAACTCCGCACATATGATCG AGGCCATGAGCTCTGTGTTGGTGAGGTGTCGATGACCAGCACAGAGATGAAGACTTGCCATCAGGAACCTCTGAATTCAA ATTACAAGAACAACCTACTGAAGGAGATGGACATGTCCAAAGGCTGCAATCAGG ACTTGGAGGGGAAGATGTGGATGTGA